In Terriglobales bacterium, a single genomic region encodes these proteins:
- a CDS encoding pyridoxal-phosphate dependent enzyme, translating to MKHSTKTKKQAATPGRFGPYGGRYVPETLMAALEELERAYEKARRDADFQRRFRGLLHDYAGRPTPLFLARRLSEHLGGAKVYLKREDLLHTGAHKINNCLGQALLAERMGKRRIIAETGAGQHGVATATVCALLGFECVVYMGTEDMRRQELNVFRMRLLGAEVRGVESGSRTLKDAINEAMRDWVTNVRTTHYLLGSVLGAHPYPAMVRDF from the coding sequence TTGAAACATTCGACCAAGACGAAGAAGCAAGCGGCAACCCCCGGGCGCTTCGGGCCGTACGGGGGGCGCTACGTCCCGGAGACGCTGATGGCGGCGCTGGAGGAATTGGAGCGCGCCTACGAGAAAGCCCGGCGCGACGCCGATTTCCAGCGGCGCTTCCGGGGACTGCTGCACGACTACGCCGGGCGGCCTACGCCGCTCTTCCTGGCGCGGCGGCTGAGCGAGCACCTGGGCGGCGCCAAGGTCTATCTCAAGCGCGAAGACCTGTTGCACACCGGCGCCCACAAGATCAACAACTGCCTGGGGCAGGCGCTGCTGGCGGAGCGCATGGGCAAGCGGCGCATCATCGCGGAGACGGGCGCGGGGCAACACGGCGTGGCCACCGCCACCGTGTGCGCTTTGCTCGGCTTCGAATGCGTCGTCTACATGGGCACCGAAGACATGCGCCGGCAGGAACTGAATGTCTTCCGCATGCGCCTGCTGGGCGCCGAGGTGCGCGGCGTTGAATCGGGTTCGCGAACTTTGAAAGATGCGATCAACGAAGCCATGCGCGACTGGGTCACCAACGTCCGCACCACGCATTACCTGCTGGGCAGCGTGCTGGGCGCGCATCCGTATCCCGCGATGGTGCGCGATTTT